The Streptomyces sp. NBC_01268 genome window below encodes:
- a CDS encoding serine/threonine protein kinase, whose translation MSGIVIHLPQGSGGGVDGEARGDAVTLRLGPGQRARFGRGSSSLPVELRLADAAISRLAGEIRATDDHWQLSNHSTTHSYLVENPEGAGEYLRVPPRRAGAPIPFEFSRVVLPTRRDTTVFFQVFAPDHVYMDPRGMGGLGESRTLTAYSLDETATYFLVLVALCEPWLRDRSPVAVPTTPQVVERLRGHAACARLTARAVSSHIDYLADEKLRIGVPGAADTGRTDRRNGKREAVVGLALKFGIVREEHLVLLPPGTEPAERGR comes from the coding sequence GTGAGCGGGATTGTCATCCACCTGCCGCAAGGCAGTGGCGGGGGCGTGGACGGGGAGGCCCGCGGCGACGCGGTGACCCTGAGACTCGGGCCCGGGCAGCGGGCCCGGTTCGGCCGGGGCTCGTCCAGTCTGCCCGTCGAGCTCCGCCTCGCCGACGCGGCGATCTCCCGGCTGGCCGGCGAGATCAGGGCGACCGACGACCACTGGCAGCTCAGCAACCACAGCACCACCCACAGCTATCTCGTGGAGAACCCGGAGGGCGCGGGCGAGTACCTGCGCGTCCCGCCGCGCCGCGCGGGCGCGCCGATCCCGTTCGAGTTCTCCCGGGTGGTGCTGCCCACCCGCCGCGACACCACGGTCTTCTTCCAGGTGTTCGCGCCGGACCACGTCTACATGGACCCGCGCGGCATGGGCGGCCTCGGCGAGAGCCGCACCCTCACCGCGTACTCCCTGGACGAGACCGCCACGTACTTCCTGGTGCTCGTCGCCCTCTGTGAACCGTGGCTGCGCGACCGCTCGCCCGTGGCGGTGCCCACCACCCCGCAGGTCGTCGAGCGGCTGCGCGGCCACGCCGCCTGCGCGAGGCTGACGGCCCGCGCGGTGAGCTCGCACATCGACTACCTCGCCGACGAGAAGCTGAGGATCGGCGTCCCCGGGGCGGCCGACACCGGCCGCACGGACCGCAGGAACGGCAAGCGCGAGGCCGTGGTCGGCCTCGCCCTGAAGTTCGGCATCGTGCGCGAGGAGCACCTCGTGCTGTTACCGCCGGGCACCGAACCCGCCGAGCGGGGACGGTAG